A single window of Cydia fagiglandana chromosome 25, ilCydFagi1.1, whole genome shotgun sequence DNA harbors:
- the LOC134677037 gene encoding F-box/LRR-repeat protein 17-like, giving the protein MSVAIEPEGYCTEHSCTCGPPPKRRRVRRVTILDLLNVDLVRSAIFDYVPLGDLLRSELVCQRWRSAVQHYLRGARRIRSKLHITSPWHPPPPRLCRCQRLLPLDESRDSWYCSSLYTWGAAVEAAPCTAASFEEVVGHCPNIRELTFYGFPDREVVKDSVDIGRLRNLKRVAFRNLIMEDEDREQVTDEDVTILLESNKIDELTIIGNDQITGSFLKHLKTNLTSLRLRNCPNLDYKHLLSVLDSLKDVTVLDLSRNSADILKNVHLLLDGMPKLEHLELCGYEKVELDGQLKSHVRLEHLKHLNLRRNRNVNDDWLETIARGHKLITFDVSYCKGVTMTGLTEVCESSKSMSELAIADNDDVSDEDVETIIRLLPFLTILNIQKCRGVTADLVVYLARIMRRRNRWRLPALRLRLYGTVVPDAMPMVYSFILDFAKGTQLDPKPSPYLGF; this is encoded by the exons ATGTCTGTAGCCATCGAACCGGAGGGCTACTGTACCGAACACAG TTGTACCTGCGGCCCTCCCCCAAAGCGCCGTCGCGTACGCAGAGTGACTATTCTAGACTTGCTGAACGTGGACCTGGTCCGGAGCGCCATATTTGACTATGTGCCTTTGGGGGACCTGCTGCGCTCCGAGCTAGTCTGCCAACGGTGGCGGAGCGCTGTACAGCATTATTTGAGAG GCGCCCGCCGCATCCGCTCCAAGCTGCACATCACGTCCCCCTGGCACCCGCCGCCCCCCCGCCTGTGCCGCTGCCAGCGCCTCCTCCCCCTCGACGAGAGCCGCGACTCCTGGTACTGCTCCTCGCTGTACACGTGGGGCGCGGCCGTGGAGGCGGCGCCCTGCACCGCCGCGAGCTTCGAGGAGGTTGTGGGACACTGCCCCAATATACGGGAGCTTACG TTTTACGGATTTCCAGACCGGGAAGTAGTGAAAGACAGCGTTGATATCGGAAGGCTACGGAACCTGAAACGGGTCGCATTCAGGAATCTCATCATGGAGGATGAGGACAGGGAACAG GTCACCGATGAAGACGTCACTATACTCCTCGAAAGCAATAAAATCGACGAACTGACCATAATAGGAAACGACCAAATTACGGGCAGTTTCCTAAAACACCTAAAAACTAATCTAACATCACTGCGACTCAGAAACTGTCCAAATTTAGACTATAAACATCTCCTTTCGGTATTAGATAGTTTAAAAGATGTAACTGTATTAGATTTATCAAGAAATTCCGCAGATATTTTAAAGAATGTCCACCTACTATTAGATGGGATGCCAAAATTGGAACATTTGGAGTTGTGCGGTTATGAGAAG GTGGAGTTGGACGGGCAGTTGAAATCGCATGTACGGTTGGAGCACTTGAAGCATCTGAATTTGAGGAGGAACAGAAATGTGAACGACGATTGGTTGGAAACTATAGCGAGGGGGCATAAACTGATTACGTTTGATGTGTCGTATTGTAAAG GTGTGACTATGACGGGCTTGACAGAAGTGTGTGAGTCGTCGAAATCGATGAGCGAGCTCGCGATAGCCGACAACGACGACGTGTCAGACGAGGACGTCGAGACCATCATACGGCTCCTTCCCTTCCTTACG ATCCTGAACATCCAGAAGTGCCGCGGCGTGACGGCGGACCTGGTGGTGTACCTGGCGCGCATCATGCGCCGGCGCAACCGCTGGCGGCTGCCCGCCCTGCGCCTGCGCCTCTACGGCACCGTCGTGCCCGACGCCATGCCG ATGGTATATTCGTTTATTCTGGACTTCGCAAAGGGCACGCAGCTCGACCCAAAACCTAGCCCTTACTTAGGTTTTTGA